In Saccharicrinis fermentans DSM 9555 = JCM 21142, a genomic segment contains:
- a CDS encoding sensor histidine kinase has translation MMGNNEDKFTYEELLERVKQLEFENESMAERAGEVLLLSVLGDALSVLEDKNKLIEELLEKVSILKNIPHCYCYEWIEGKFKLIESYTVMPDVHQCPTEIILSEEVVRGINEHGVYCGCAQEVIHAENEWAVSETTEVLIIRFHNNWVNSGVFLFLDEKSGFSLETKYLVIRQAVNMVLEQIEKLEYIKEIEQLNKDLEDRVVERTEALVEMNSKLLNEIEERKVIEEELRYAKDKAQESDRLKSIFLANMSHEIRTPMNAIVGFSELMESGTCDEKELREFTRLIYGNSLSLLNLINDLLDFSKIEANQLSLHRSTCNVNEILDDVRSLGETLLKQYKKENLSIRIHKSVTDEEAHVFTDSLRLKQILINLLSNAIKFSFEGQIVIEYKIEKENVCFAVKDQGIGIADKMQALIFKRFSRVSDDINKPIAGNGLGLTITKTLVEMLGGVIGVESEIGRGSIFKFSILR, from the coding sequence ATGATGGGTAACAATGAGGATAAATTTACCTATGAAGAATTGTTGGAACGCGTTAAGCAGCTGGAGTTCGAAAATGAATCTATGGCAGAACGTGCCGGTGAGGTGCTGTTGCTGAGTGTGCTGGGGGATGCTCTTTCTGTTTTAGAAGACAAAAATAAATTGATTGAAGAACTTCTTGAAAAGGTGTCGATACTTAAAAATATCCCGCATTGCTATTGCTATGAATGGATAGAAGGAAAGTTTAAACTGATAGAATCTTACACCGTTATGCCAGATGTTCATCAATGTCCAACTGAAATTATACTTAGCGAAGAGGTGGTCAGGGGCATCAACGAGCATGGTGTTTATTGTGGATGTGCGCAGGAGGTTATTCATGCTGAAAATGAGTGGGCTGTATCAGAAACAACTGAGGTGTTGATTATCCGTTTTCATAATAATTGGGTGAATAGTGGGGTTTTCTTGTTTTTGGATGAAAAGAGTGGCTTTTCGTTGGAAACAAAATATCTAGTCATTAGACAAGCCGTTAATATGGTGTTGGAACAGATAGAAAAACTGGAGTATATCAAAGAGATAGAACAACTGAATAAGGACTTGGAAGATAGGGTGGTAGAACGTACCGAAGCATTGGTTGAGATGAATAGTAAGTTGCTCAATGAGATCGAGGAACGAAAGGTGATAGAAGAGGAATTGCGTTATGCTAAAGATAAGGCACAGGAGTCGGATCGCTTGAAGTCTATCTTTCTGGCCAATATGAGTCATGAAATACGGACACCGATGAATGCGATTGTGGGATTTAGCGAATTGATGGAAAGTGGGACCTGTGATGAAAAGGAATTGCGGGAGTTTACTCGTTTGATTTACGGTAATAGCCTTTCTTTGCTTAATCTGATCAATGACTTGTTAGATTTCTCCAAAATTGAGGCCAACCAATTGTCATTGCATCGTTCTACATGTAATGTCAACGAGATATTAGATGACGTTCGATCTTTGGGGGAAACATTGTTGAAACAATATAAAAAGGAGAATTTGAGTATTCGTATTCATAAGTCAGTTACGGATGAGGAGGCCCATGTGTTTACTGATAGTTTGAGATTGAAGCAGATATTGATTAACTTATTAAGCAATGCCATTAAATTTTCGTTTGAAGGACAGATAGTGATCGAGTATAAAATAGAGAAGGAAAATGTTTGTTTTGCAGTGAAGGACCAAGGAATTGGCATTGCAGATAAGATGCAGGCCCTTATATTTAAACGTTTTAGTCGGGTGTCGGATGATATCAATAAACCCATAGCCGGAAATGGCCTCGGTCTAACCATTACAAAAACATTGGTTGAAATGCTAGGTGGTGTCATTGGGGTTGAGTCTGAAATAGGGCGTGGCTCTATTTTTAAATTTAGTATTTTACGGTGA
- the nrfH gene encoding cytochrome c nitrite reductase small subunit — protein sequence MIKHLVPPPQWRFPVMIVLAIFIGLALFIFKVSNASSYLSDNPETCVNCHIMAPQYATWNHSSHREWTNCNDCHVPHNNVVNKYYFKAKDGLRHATVFTMRAEPEVIFIKKEGAEVVHKNCIRCHHQQITDPKLVATVDGHSSHTQDRKCWECHREVPHGRVNSLSSTPNAHVPLPTSPVPDWLKRYTDKNKP from the coding sequence ATGATAAAACACTTGGTGCCACCTCCACAATGGCGTTTCCCGGTTATGATTGTGTTAGCCATATTTATTGGTTTGGCACTTTTTATATTTAAGGTTTCCAATGCCTCTTCATATTTGTCAGATAATCCTGAGACCTGTGTGAATTGTCATATTATGGCACCTCAGTATGCTACCTGGAACCATAGTTCGCACAGGGAATGGACCAATTGTAACGATTGCCATGTTCCGCACAATAATGTGGTGAATAAATATTATTTCAAAGCTAAAGATGGTTTAAGACATGCTACAGTTTTTACCATGCGGGCCGAACCGGAGGTGATTTTTATTAAAAAGGAGGGGGCCGAGGTTGTTCATAAGAACTGCATTCGTTGTCATCATCAGCAAATTACCGACCCTAAGTTGGTAGCCACTGTTGATGGTCATTCGTCTCATACGCAAGACCGGAAGTGCTGGGAGTGTCATCGTGAAGTGCCGCACGGAAGAGTCAATAGTCTCTCCAGTACGCCTAACGCGCATGTGCCATTGCCTACCAGTCCGGTTCCTGATTGGTTAAAAAGATATACAGATAAGAATAAACCTTAA
- the nrfA gene encoding ammonia-forming cytochrome c nitrite reductase: MKLFDKRPWLAWLMFFATIIVVFLLGLLASSIVERRAEATFVNVPRTDISEFEPRNEVWGENYPREFQSYYQTADTSFASKYNGGAVIDMLELDPRLVVLWAGYGFSKDYKQGRGHYYAVTDVRNTLRTGSPADDKSGPMPSTCWTCKGPDVPRLMNEHGVAEFYKGKWARLGSEVVNPIGCADCHDPKTMNLRITRPALIEAFERQGKDITQSSHQEMRSLVCAQCHVEYYFNKKTEEGANYLTLPWDKGMNVEAMEAYYDEMEFSDWTHQLSKAPMLKAQHPGYEVYSTGIHADRGVSCADCHMPYKSEGGQKFTDHKIQSPLNNVANSCQVCHRQETANLIANVYDRQDKIIENRDKLEELVVRAHVEAKKAWDIGASQAQMEDILMGIRHAQWRWDYAAASHGASFHSPVEIGRVIGTGIDIAQETRIKLARLLAELGHNQEVPYPDIETKAKAQQFVGLDMERLNQEKKVFKEDVVPEWIKEAQAREDS; this comes from the coding sequence ATGAAATTGTTTGACAAGCGTCCATGGTTAGCATGGCTGATGTTTTTTGCCACAATAATAGTGGTTTTCTTATTGGGGCTTTTGGCTTCTTCTATTGTTGAACGTAGGGCCGAGGCTACTTTTGTGAACGTTCCAAGAACCGATATTTCGGAATTTGAGCCCAGAAATGAGGTTTGGGGGGAGAATTACCCTCGTGAGTTTCAATCCTATTATCAAACAGCAGATACCAGCTTTGCCAGTAAGTATAACGGTGGAGCAGTGATTGATATGTTAGAACTTGATCCGCGCTTGGTTGTTTTATGGGCTGGTTATGGTTTTTCAAAGGATTACAAACAGGGTAGGGGACATTACTATGCTGTTACCGATGTTAGAAATACCTTAAGAACCGGGAGTCCTGCTGATGATAAATCGGGTCCTATGCCTTCTACATGCTGGACTTGTAAGGGGCCTGATGTACCTCGTCTGATGAATGAGCATGGAGTGGCTGAATTTTACAAGGGAAAATGGGCCCGGTTGGGTAGTGAGGTGGTCAATCCTATAGGCTGTGCTGATTGTCACGATCCAAAGACCATGAATCTTCGTATTACACGTCCGGCGTTGATAGAAGCATTTGAGCGACAAGGGAAGGATATCACCCAATCGTCACATCAGGAGATGCGTTCGTTGGTATGTGCGCAATGTCATGTGGAATATTATTTTAATAAGAAAACGGAGGAAGGTGCTAATTATCTTACTTTGCCCTGGGATAAAGGAATGAATGTGGAAGCCATGGAGGCGTATTACGATGAAATGGAATTCTCTGATTGGACGCATCAATTAAGCAAGGCTCCTATGTTAAAAGCACAGCATCCTGGATATGAGGTGTACTCAACAGGTATTCATGCCGATAGGGGCGTGTCTTGTGCCGATTGTCATATGCCTTATAAAAGTGAGGGAGGACAGAAATTTACGGATCATAAAATACAGTCACCTCTTAATAATGTAGCCAACTCCTGTCAAGTGTGTCACCGTCAGGAGACTGCTAATTTAATAGCCAATGTTTATGATCGTCAGGATAAGATCATTGAGAATAGAGATAAGCTGGAAGAATTGGTGGTTCGTGCCCATGTGGAAGCAAAAAAAGCATGGGATATTGGGGCTTCGCAGGCGCAAATGGAAGATATTTTAATGGGAATCAGGCATGCTCAGTGGCGTTGGGATTATGCAGCCGCAAGTCATGGAGCTTCTTTTCATTCGCCTGTGGAAATTGGACGAGTTATAGGAACGGGTATTGATATTGCACAGGAAACCAGGATTAAGCTCGCGCGATTACTGGCTGAGCTTGGACATAACCAAGAAGTGCCCTATCCGGATATTGAAACCAAAGCAAAGGCACAGCAGTTTGTTGGCTTGGATATGGAACGATTGAATCAGGAAAAGAAAGTCTTTAAGGAGGATGTAGTTCCTGAGTGGATTAAGGAAGCCCAGGCTCGAGAAGATTCGTAA